GCCATATTTATGATTGGGTCTACATGTGTTATTGAACATAAGGATAATAATGATGTTGCCATATTTTTATAACATCTATGTCAGATCCATTCTAATTCTGAATTCCTAAAACTGGGTTATTTCTTGTGGGAACCAGATGAGGCCTTTGAGATGACCTTGGCCAACACACACGGGTATGCTCACATACAAGCATTCtgaatccatttatttttttgttttcatccAATGTATACTCCACCTCAACATACACACTTGTAATCTATTCTCTATCCatgtcttatctatctatcaaactattatgtctgtctagctatctgtgcagctatcatctatctatctatctatctatctatctatctatctatctatctatctatctatctatctatctatctatctatctatcatctatctttatccctgcatccatccatccacatttCATTGTATCCTCTGTCACCTGCAGACATGGATTAGTAAGCAGATCCATCCACCACCATGATTCACTTCCAAACATTAATAAATGCCTTCCGAGTCATACATCTGCTATTTCCCAACTATCATCCTTCAGACACATTAAGAGTCACCCGTGGCCTTAAAGTTGGAGGAACCCAAGATTAAGAAACTGTAAGGTTCCAGAAACTGCACGTCTAGCAAGGTCTCACAATGTAAGTTGCGGGATgtgaaaataatttggatttatgGGCCTGGCTAGCATAAGCCCACGAGGGAGATCTTGCGGAACAGGGTTGCTTATAGACCCCATGTGACCTATCCTTGTCTTCAAATAATCTGCTTTTATTGGTAGAAGGATAAAGGACAAAACAGTGTGCTAGGACTTGTCAGCAAGTTATGCCTTATAATTTATAACCTCACCAATTCCCCCTTCATAATGCATAATCCATTAAGCAGAGCACACAATATACCCATAGATCTTATATTTATAAGATCTAAAATATGggtcaaaaaaataaaagtgacCAAATCAGCAGAGCTACCAAATTAATCCCTTCTTTACTTGTAAACATGCAGTGGTCCATCCAAGGTAGGTGGAGGAATGGAAAGCCAGAAAAATCAATGAGAACACAAAAGGTATGGCAAAGAGAAACTGAATCCTTCCTCCATTGCATGACCAAGGAAAATTCTTTTGGAGCTTGGGAGAGAAATCCAGCTTGGAGAGAAATCTATTGTTGGGTCTTTAACACTAACTTTCATCTCTTTCCTGGGACCAAGCCTGTTTTCCTGTGTTTTCCACTTCCTGTAGGAATCAGAAGACTCAGATACTGGATTACTATACATATGAAGACATGCATCCAGACCGACCTGATGTCTTTGCTCGTGAACCCTTTATTGCCCGTTTCAGCATGGCAAACAAAGGTGAaatcctatatcagtgatggctaaccttttccggaccattTGTGCGCGCGCAGGTTTGCACCTGAACTCCCAAAATGTAATGCATATGCAGTCCCCAACATACACCCTGCCCCTGCACATGAGTGCACAGCCCCCCACATTCCCACCACCCTCATGCATGTGCGCTCGGCCCCCCGCACGTGCCccgctgccccccctcccccatgcatcacagcagagacctgatgacaaactggccagtgggaggcgcatgcgcatgcacggcggagctgaactggggtgacggcttgtgTGCCCATAGAGGgtcgctgcatgccacctgtggcacccgtgccataggttcaccatcatggtgctATATTATAAATGAGGTTTCATTTCCAACAAAAATAATCCAGATCTCTGGAGGAGAATGATCCCTTTTTTTCTTAAGTCCCACTTCAAAGACTCTTGCTGTCCTAGAGGATTATAGCCACCAAGATGTTCTGTCCCAGAAATCTCTATTGTCCAGTCTAATTGGATCCAGGGACAAATTTAGGAAATGAGTCAATAGCAGGGGTTCTCATAAAATGGTAGAGAAATGACTGCTCTACAAGCAATATACAAGATATTGGTTGAGTAAGTCGGGACCTCAAATGCCTAATGAGATATCTGCCCTCCCACTCCCAGAAATAACAAAACATCAGTTTACTAGAATACTAATTTCAGGTGGCAGACAAGATATTTAGCCTAGAAGCTTATTGAGTACAATTGGATCTAATCCTGCACTGTTAACTTGTATATACATCTTCACAAAGCACAACATAATTATCATATTTATTTCGGAGAAGGAAAACTAATCATCCTTGGCAAATATTTCCCTTATCCTTAACTCCCCCAGGCAAAACACACCACACGATAACAATAATGGAAAGAAGAACAAGAACTTCTGCTGGCACCTAATGCCACCAGTCAATTGTTTTTTCCATTTATACACAAATTGCaatgtttgtttccttttttaatacaatataatttGATTAGGAGACCTAGCATGCTAGAAGGTGAGTTGGCTCTTCCTGCTGCctcatcttctttctttcctttcccaagAATTTTCCTGGGCcatgtagatcagtggtggggCCCCTTTGCTTTCCAGCACCTCTggccagaggtttttttaaaagaagagtttcAAAGTTTTCCATGATACCTGCATTCAGAGATTTGTTTCAAGTCTGAGCAGAATAACCAGGGGAGAGCGAACAGAGGTTCCAAAGCTTAGCTTGTTCTCGCTGTTGTGGCTGAATGtgtttctttactttttaaaatttatcctgTACTGACTGCCCAGGTACCTCAGTAGTTCATAACAATAATGTGTTGGGTTTCATTTCCAAATTGAGTGGCTAATCCTTATACTTCTCTTTTTCTATTTGCGCTTCTCTCAAGAGCTTCCAGAGCTGGTGCTGATCCCACAACACACGATGCCATCCAAGGCAGAAGCTGAAATCGATGCTCTCTATGATGTTTTCCTGAATGTTCAGGAACGCTGGGCCACAGAGGTATGTCAGTGAAATAACATATTTCTATGTCAgtgaaacaatatatttcttggcATCTATTAATTGatttatatctcacttttatTTGTACGAATCAAGGTAGCATACATTATGcccccttctcctattttccccatcacaacaaccctgtagGTGGGTGGACTGAGAGAGatagactggctcaaagtcacccagctggcttccatgccatTTCAGCCTTTTAACTGTCACTCCAATCTGGTTCTCAATATAAAAGTGTTTTGTTGTTGTCTTTTTGTAGATATTTTTTCCCACTTCCCAGTTTAGCCTACGATCTtaagatttcctggtggtcttccaTCCATATTCTAATGAGGCCCCACCCTGATTATTTTTTCAAGGTCAGCCATGTGCTGCCACTTGCTGATATCAAATGCTACATATTATTCTCGTAAAACATCATGACATTGCTAGGTGAAGATCTGCCAGTAATAGCTGCAGCTGAGATAATGCCAAGTCGCTAATTCTACTAGTAACTTAACTAATTTTTGAAAGATAGGATGTtacttctcttccttcccacACAGGACATGATTTTCTTGGGTGATTTCAATGCAGACTGTGGATATGTGGCCAAGAAACGTTGGAAAGACATCCGCCTGCGTCAGAAACCTGGCTTTCATTGGCTCATTGGGGACCAAGCTGACACCACTGTTCGAGAGAAGACCCACTGTGCGTATGACAGGTGAGATCAGGGCTGCTTGGGTGCAGGACTTTGGCTCTGATGGGCAGGGTGCTGCTCATCAGGAGGGCCCAAATGCAGTAGGGTTCCCTTATcatgaaaaaaaaacaggagcttaTAACATCCTGACTTTTTAGAGTTATTATTTCATTGGATCACCAGCAGGATCCAGCATCCTAGGCTTGTGTCAGGGGAACTTGTTGCAAGATCCATCCTGCTAATAATCCATTTCTTCTTCCCAACAGGGTTGTGATTCATGGTGAACGCTGCCTAGGTGCTGTTGTGCCTGGATCAGCTCGGCCATTTCATTTCCCCAAGGAATTTGGACTTTCTGAGGAAGAGGTACCAGTCACTTTTGGAAGGGAGACAGAAATGATGTAACTACATTTAAGAAGAAAAAGCTGTTTGTTTCTTTGTCTAGTCAGTTTTGTCTCTAAAAAGGGCATGAAAAGTAACTTTCCAAAAAGCCAATAAGTATAGAAAACATAACAAGGTTAATTCATGCTAGTAAGATTACGTAAGTGCAATAAATAAAGGAGCAGGATAAAATGGTGCAGCCCCAAAATAcaaattttaattatattgaaagtacagtgatttttttctaaaaaagaggaaaatcttTATATATCAAATGTATGTTTAAAGATGGTGAGATATATCATCATCATTTCTTAAAGTGTATGCTGCTGGACTCACAATGACTCTGGGCTGCCAATCCTCAGCACAATAGACAGGAAAATCATACATAAGATGTAATTTTTTTCAAATACCTTGATCTGAAACTACTTACCGGCAGTACGGAAATGGTGCTTTGAATAGAGCTCAGAAACAATGTGTGATGCTTTAAGAGATCAGTTTAGTGGAGAAAAGAGCATAAATGGCAACACATTAAGCCACAGTGTGGCCAATTAAATTTTGGCTTAAGTTTGTTGTGCAAACCTTTTATCCACAAAATAAAGGTAAAAATCCCCACGTGACTTTTTTGCATTGGTCCAAAAATTTTGTAGTTAAGGCGCTGGTTCTCTGTACTACGATAggagaaagatatttaaagagaAATGTTCAAGCCACAGGGGTTGCAAAATCAATCCCTGAACATTATTTCTATAAAACGTCAAGATATGCTACATGACCCCCATAATTAAATCATATAATGTCTGAGAGATTATctgtttcttctcttattttttcttcttcatttaagTTCCACTTGCAAGACCTTTCTCAATGATTAGGCTGATTTGGGATGAAGGAAGCTATAATCCTACATCTCTGAAAAGCACTGGTGTGGGAAAGATTGGGCTAAAGTGATGAATTGGTGATTGAAGGCATTTCTTCCCTTGGGTGCAGAGCAGAAAATAGGAACATTTCCATGTCtgatccttttttctctctcttcacttTCCAGGCCTTAGAGATCAGTGATCATTATCCTGTAGAGGTGGAACTTGTCTCATCCTGTAAAAAGCTCCAGCCGGCTAGTTTAGCTGGTCTTGTGTTGCTGATCATAGTTGTGATATCAGATTCAAGATGTGACATCTGAAGAAAGAAGATGGCTGTTGTGCTAGTCCTAGAACTAGATACAGGTGGAGGCTTACCCAAAAGGGTACTTATTCTCACAAGAGCGCTTGAATCAATTACGTTGACTCTAGGTTCAGCTTCCATCTATGGTGGAACATCCATCTGATGTTCAGACAGTAAATCCTGGGAAAGCCTGGGAAATGGATCCCtcctcagtcaacaggagtgctgatttaccaccagcttaacAAGTATTTAGGAGGTGAGGGCTTGACAGCACAAgaaaacaacagccaatgacttaCTAGCCAGACATTAACACCCCAGTCAACAACTAAAAAGCTACATAcaaccaggcaccatataaatgccACACAGAGAACAGCCCAAAGTACACACTCTACTAGAGAGATattccctgaggatgagctccaacacaagtctgaaagcttggaagactaaacctctggtcccagtggccaacccagattggatcctgcaaaagtaGGTTCTCCCCAAAGTATCTACTTTTGGATTGATCCCTCTCATCAAGATTGGCAAAAGGACCCTTCAGGGAGTAAAAATGTATAAGGTTTTCTCATTCAGTTGAGCCTTGCTTGAGCAAAGACTCTTTGAGTTTAGTTATCTCCTCATATTCTCAAATATCCTCACATGCTGACTTTTTGATTCTGTTTCGTGATTGTACTTTGGCTCAACTACCTCAGGGATCCTGAATACTGGATAGCATCTGTCTCACTCTTGCCTTCTGTCAGAAACTCAGCCTTGGTTCCAGGTTACAAAGAGGTCTTCCCTGGCCAGACACATgatctaaattcaaaaattcagcAGGACTTTCCTCAAAGATATGTATGTATTATAGCTTGTACATTATCATTGGCTGCTTTGTCGTATATATTTTCTCTATGTTCTGTTATACAGAAAATGGACTAACTATCCATTAatatatggattttaaaaaatatctttccaTTGAAGTTCATGGGAAGAAAACGTTTCATGCCAGTTCTGAGGCTgctatgaaaatatattttaatgggaCTATGGAGAAATACAAGATGCAATGAAAATCAGCTCCTCTATTGCGCTGCTGCCTCCATCCATATTTCTGGATATTCTGATGGAAGATCTAATCTGGAGAAACAATAATTACAGCAAACGATTTTGCTGTAATGTTTTGCAAGTGATAAACATGGCGGTGACATATCTTGCATTCTACCAATATAGTGGAATTTCTCCCTCAAATGGACAATCTCAAACATAGAATGTCTATTTGGTATCTTAATCAAACTAACCAAAATTTCACAAAGGCATGTGTGTAATACTTGGAATTGCCTATAACTCTTCATCATGTGATGTGAAAACAAATTAGGGTGAAAAGACATTAAGAGCAGTAGCTCAAAAATTAAGCTAAATGCTATAGATATGAGCTTTGCAGTTTAAGTCAGTCTGGAAGATTGTACCAAGCTTTCTGGAACAATGAAATAACCATGATCAAAAGGATATGGagataaaagaagaaaagcaagaacTAGTCATTCTTTAATTAAGCAAGTAATGGAAAGCcagttcatttctttttttcccttttattaagGAGCCTCATTTGGCCTGAAGAATTcagttaaaagagaaaaaaatgacaatgattaGTATTTATATCACATTCTAGAAGATGTAGAGCATCTTACATATAATATCTTTATATTCCTTGAAACAATTATTCATGAAGGCTTTATTCAGCTACTTTGAAGATGGGGAGTTGAAGCTGAGAAAAGCTTCAATGGAAAACTAGATCTTTATGCATTTAGTGCCATCATGTCAACAGTGATCATTTTACAAATTCCAAATTTATGTGCAGATTTGTCATAAGGAGTGAACATGGGTCTTACATTTATTGTCATAAATGCAGCATTTATGTGCAGATTTGTCATAAGGAGTGAACATGGGTCTTACACCACAGTTGAATTTCTAGTCGGTGTATTCAGTTTCCGTCTTTCATCCAAAAAGAATGAGCATGTGTATTCTGTTGCAGTGGATAACTTCAATGCATATCAAGTTGGATCCTTACCTCTTCTGAAATTTGCAAATAAAAAACTGTCAGCtgctgggggggggaattaagaTCTCTCCTGATCTAACCTTTTAGTTAAACAAGTGATCTATGCAAATGTAAATAGTTGACTGACTTGCAATCTAATAACTGTTTCACTACCGAATGCCAAAGAGGTTCTTATGGCCGTGGACTTTCCAGTATAAAATGCGTTAATTGGGTAAACAACTAGCATTCAAGATAAAAGAATGTtggtattttctttcttatttttgtaAAGAAAATATCAGCTGGTTGGACTTTATTCTGAATTCTTACAGTTTCAGAAAAATTGTACATACCgtaattgttttatttgtaaaacTGGGTATTCCTGTATTGAAAGTTCCTTTGATAAGATCCTTTCTGATTTAAAACAAAAGCCTATTTCCTTCTGCTACAGAAGGCTTCTTTAGGAGAAAATTCAAATTTAGCACATATTTAGGTTTCTCTCATTTCTGCTCAATTCACTTTCTTCCGTCTTCAATGGACAGGGTGAATTAACTGCATTTTCAATAAGTGCATTCATGAATAAAACACTCTGGAGACTGTttatgtatacaggtagttcttgacttacaaccatttgtttagtgacttttcaaagttatgattggttttcacatgactgttatagcat
This genomic window from Ahaetulla prasina isolate Xishuangbanna chromosome 2, ASM2864084v1, whole genome shotgun sequence contains:
- the DNASE1L1 gene encoding deoxyribonuclease-1-like 1 isoform X2, whose protein sequence is MEPPSSLPAMLLLLLCSGAAAFRICAFNAQRFAQGKVNKPRVVDILVKILARCDISVLQEVMDAKGKAVPALMNALHQFDDLHSYSYLTSPLLGRGNYQERYVYIYRNQKTQILDYYTYEDMHPDRPDVFAREPFIARFSMANKELPELVLIPQHTMPSKAEAEIDALYDVFLNVQERWATEDMIFLGDFNADCGYVAKKRWKDIRLRQKPGFHWLIGDQADTTVREKTHCAYDRVVIHGERCLGAVVPGSARPFHFPKEFGLSEEEVPVTFGRETEMMP
- the DNASE1L1 gene encoding deoxyribonuclease-1-like 1 isoform X1, with translation MEPPSSLPAMLLLLLCSGAAAFRICAFNAQRFAQGKVNKPRVVDILVKILARCDISVLQEVMDAKGKAVPALMNALHQFDDLHSYSYLTSPLLGRGNYQERYVYIYRNQKTQILDYYTYEDMHPDRPDVFAREPFIARFSMANKELPELVLIPQHTMPSKAEAEIDALYDVFLNVQERWATEDMIFLGDFNADCGYVAKKRWKDIRLRQKPGFHWLIGDQADTTVREKTHCAYDRVVIHGERCLGAVVPGSARPFHFPKEFGLSEEEALEISDHYPVEVELVSSCKKLQPASLAGLVLLIIVVISDSRCDI
- the DNASE1L1 gene encoding deoxyribonuclease-1-like 1 isoform X3; translated protein: MEPPSSLPAMLLLLLCSGAAAFRICAFNAQRFAQGKVNKPRVVDILVKILARCDISVLQEVMDAKGKAVPALMNALHQFDDLHSYSYLTSPLLGRGNYQERYVYIYRNQKTQILDYYTYEDMHPDRPDVFAREPFIARFSMANKELPELVLIPQHTMPSKAEAEIDALYDVFLNVQERWATETVDMWPRNVGKTSACVRNLAFIGSLGTKLTPLFERRPTALEISDHYPVEVELVSSCKKLQPASLAGLVLLIIVVISDSRCDI